The following proteins come from a genomic window of Chionomys nivalis chromosome 9, mChiNiv1.1, whole genome shotgun sequence:
- the Ptpmt1 gene encoding phosphatidylglycerophosphatase and protein-tyrosine phosphatase 1 — translation MVPVPGARWPGRDRGDPASEGREEPGSPQFSSSESSRWLAASPGAGASPLRLAGWGGMAASAWLEAGLARVLFYPTLLYTVFRGRVSGPAHRDWYHRIDRTVLLGALPLRSMTHRLVVDEDVRGVITMNEEYETRFLCNTSKEWKQAGVEQLRLSTVDMTGVPTLANLHRGVQFVLKYQSLGQCVYVHCKAGRSRSATMVAAYLIQVHNWSPEEAIEAIAKIRSHISIRPNQLQILKEFHKEIAARAAKNN, via the exons ATGGTGCCTGTCCCGGGAGCCCGGTGGCCTGGCCGGGACCGCGGGGACCCAGCTTCCGAGGGTCGGGAGGAGCCGGGCAGCCCGCAGTTCTCGTCCTCCGAGTCCTCGCGGTGGCTGGCCGCGAGCCCGGGGGCGGGCGCCTCGCCGCTGCGCTTGGCGGGGTGGGGCGGGATGGCGGCGTCCGCGTGGCTGGAGGCCGGCCTGGCCCGGGTGCTCTTCTACCCGACGCTGCTCTACACGGTGTTCCGCGGGAGGGTGAGCGGCCCGGCCCACCGCGACTGGTACCACCGCATCGACCGCACGGTGCTGCTGGGCGCGCTGCCGCTGCGGAGCATGACGCACCGG CTGGTAGTGGACGAGGACGTGCGCGGGGTGATCACCATGAACGAGGAGTACGAGACTAGATTCCTGTGCAACACCTCGAAG GAATGGAAGCAAGCAGGAGTTGAGCAGCTACGGCTCAGCACAGTCGACATGACTGGGGTCCCCACGCTGGCCAATCTCCACAGAGGAGTCCAGTTCGTTCTCAAGTACCAGTCACTGGGCCAGTGTGTCTACGTGCATTGTAAGGCTGGGCGATCCAGAAGTGCCACAATGGTGGCAGCGTACCTCATTCAG GTGCACAACTGGAGCCCAGAGGAAGCTATAGAAGCGATCGCCAAAATCCGGTCACACATCTCCATCAGACCTAACCAGCTGCAAATTCTCAAAGAGTTTCACAAGGAGATTGCTGCAAGGGCAGCCAAGAATAACTGA
- the Kbtbd4 gene encoding kelch repeat and BTB domain-containing protein 4, translated as MESPEEPGASMDENYFVNYTFKDRSHSGRVAQGIMKLCLEEELFADVTISVEGREFQLHRLVLSAQSCFFRSMFTSNLKEARNRVIVLQDVSESVFQLLVDYIYHGTVKLRADALQEVYEVSDMYQLTSLFEECSRFLARTVQVGNCLQVMWLADRHSDPELYTAAKHCAKTHLAQLQSTEEFLHLPHHLLTDIISDGVPCSQNPTEAIEAWINFNKEEREAFAESLRSSLKEIGENVHIYLIGKESSRTHSLAVSLHCAEDDSISVSGQNSLCHQITAACKHGGDLYVVGGSIPRRMWKCNNATIDWEWCAPLPRDRLQHTLVSVPGKDAIYSLGGKTLQDTLSNAVIYYRVGDNVWTETTQLEVAVSGAAGANLNGVIYLLGGEENDLDFFTKPSRLIQCFDTETDKCHVKPYVLPFAGRMHAAVHKDLVFIVAEGGSLVCYNPLLDSFTRLCLPEAWSSAPSLWKIASCNGSIYVFRDRYKKGDANTYKLDPATSAVAVTRGIKVLLTNLQFVLA; from the exons ATGGAGTCGCCAGAGGAGCCGGGAGCATCCATGGATGAAAACTACTTTGTGAACTATACTTTCAAAGACCGATCTCACTCAGGCCGAGTGGCTCAGGGAATTATGAAACTGTGTTTAGAGGAGGAGCTCTTTGCTGATGTCACCATTTCAGTGGAAGGCCGAGAGTTTCAGCTCCACCGGCTGGTCCTGTCAGCTCAGAGCTGCTTCTTCCGATCCATGTTCACTTCTAACCTGAAGGAGGCTCGCAACCGGGTGATTGTGCTACAAGATGTCAGTGAGTCTGTTTTCCAGCTCCTGGTTGATTATATATACCATGGGACTGTGAAACTTCGAGCTGATGCGCTGCAGGAAGTTTATGAGGTGTCAGACATGTATCAGCTGACATCTCTCTTTGAGGAATGTTCTCGGTTTTTGGCACGCACAGTACAAGTGGGAAACTGCCTTCAGGTGATGTGGCTTGCAGACAGGCACAGTGATCCTGAGCTGTACACCGCTGCCAAGCACTGTGCCAAGACCCACCTGGCCCAGCTGCAGAGCACAGAGGAGTTTCTTCACTTGCCTCACCATTTGCTCACTGATATCATCTCAG ATGGGGTTCCGTGCTCCCAGAACCCAACAGAGGCAATAGAAGCCTGGATCAATttcaataaagaagaaagagaggcttTTGCAGAGTCACTCAGGAGTAGCTTGAAG GAAATTGGGGAGAATGTGCACATTTACCTTATCGGGAAAGAGTCATCTCGCACCCATTCGTTGGCCGTGTCCTTGCACTGTGCAGAAGATGACTCCATCAGTGTAAGTGGCCAAAACAGCTTGTGCCACCAAATCACTGCAGCCTGCAAGCATGGTGGAGACTTGTATGTAGTGGGAGGGTCCATCCCACGGCGCATGTGGAAATGCAACAATGCCACCATTGACTGGGAGTGGTGTGCTCCTTTGCCCCGGGACCGCCTCCAGCATACCCTGGTATCTGTGCCTGGGAAAGATGCCATATATTCACTGGGTGGCAAGACACTTCAGGATACCCTCTCCAACGCAGTCATCTACTATCGAGTAGGTGATAATGTGTGGACAGAGACAACTCAGTTAGAGGTGGCTGTATCTGGGGCTGCTGGTGCCAACCTCAATGGAGTCATCTACTTACTAGGGGGCGAGGAGAATGACCTAGACTTCTTCACCAAACCTTCCCGGCTTATCCAGTGCTTTGACACAGAGACCGACAAGTGCCACGTGAAGCCCTATGTGCTGCCCTTTGCAGGCCGCATGCATGCAGCTGTACATAAAGATCTGGTGTTCATTGTAGCGGAGGGGGGCTCTCTGGTGTGCTATAATCCCCTTCTAGACAGTTTCACCCGGCTGTGTCTTCCTGAGGCCTGGAGCTCTGCCCCATCCCTCTGGAAGATCGCTAGCTGTAACGGAAGCATCTACGTCTTCAGGGATCGGTATAAGAAGGGAGACGCCAACACCTATAAGCTGGACCCTGCTACTTCAGCCGTGGCTGTCACAAGAGGGATTAAGGTGCTGCTCACCAACTTGCAGTTTGTGTTGGCCTGA